In Phaeobacter piscinae, one genomic interval encodes:
- the rplQ gene encoding 50S ribosomal protein L17 gives MRHARGYRRLNRTHEHRKALFSNMAGSLIEHEQIKTTLPKAKELRPIIEKMITLAKRGDLHARRQAASKLKEDKDVAKLFEVLGPRYKDRQGGYVRILKAGFRYGDMAPMAIIEFVDRDRDAKGAADKARLAEAEAAADE, from the coding sequence ATGCGTCACGCACGTGGTTACCGCCGCCTGAACCGTACTCATGAGCACCGTAAGGCCCTGTTCTCCAACATGGCTGGCTCGCTGATCGAGCACGAGCAGATCAAGACAACCCTTCCCAAAGCAAAAGAACTGCGCCCGATCATCGAAAAGATGATCACCCTGGCAAAGCGCGGCGACCTGCACGCCCGTCGTCAGGCCGCGTCCAAGCTGAAGGAAGACAAGGACGTCGCAAAACTGTTCGAGGTTCTGGGCCCGCGCTACAAAGACCGTCAGGGCGGCTATGTCCGTATCCTGAAAGCCGGTTTCCGCTATGGCGACATGGCACCGATGGCGATCATCGAATTCGTTGATCGTGATCGCGATGCCAAAGGCGCCGCCGACAAGGCACGTCTGGCCGAAGCAGAAGCTGCTGCTGACGAATAA